The region tccATAGTGTCCAAACTGAATAGCTGGCTCTGTTCTGAAGACATCTATACGTATacgttaaagattttttttcataattaaaccAAAAAAAGTTTTGTGCCAAATGTGAAGGggagcaataaaaagaatgattgcAATTTGCAATCTGAAGCTTTTGAGAGAGACTCAAATAAAGAATGCCATCTTAATTATATTGAGCCCTAAAATGTATGCTGAttgtaatatttttgttgaaatacGTATTTGGTACTCTTGATTACAATCCATGAAATCATTCTAGTTTAATCCTAAATATAGGATTAAATTGAATTAAAGCACTATTGTGCTAATTTGGGAAAAGTTCTTGCTGTTGTTTTCTTAGATATCTCAATACCTGCTTTTAGTGACGTTACTCTGGATATCTAAAATTCAGATTCTATTAatagctttccttttttattattttttaagtaagctctgtgtCCAACATggcacttgaactcacaaccctgaaatccggagttgcacgctctaccaatggagccagccaggtgccccaagattctACTGATAGCTTTCTAAATAATGAAATGTGatcaatttcagtttttaaatattctctaatACTGGATCTTTGTTACACAGCTCTTAAAGGCCAGAAGCTCACATTTTCATTCTGGCAGATGGAGAATTGCAAAAGCTTTAAACTAAGATTTTGGCACATAACCACTCAGTAGGAAGCCCTTGCATATTTGCTAAAAATGCAAAGCAGATGTAGTTTTGAATatgaactgtatttttttttaacagatttgcTCCAATCTGTTTCCTTAGTTATTTGCCTTTGAAGGTGCACAAATCTCAGAAGATGTGCACATCAGATAATTTAACCAGTGGAAAGCAGCTATCTTGTGTGACTCTGAAGGGCGTGTCTCCGTGTTCTACCTACAACAAATCTGGGCTTTGCTGAATTAGTGGGGGAAGGGAATTCCAAAGATTCCAGtcgttttacattttttagagaTAGCACGGGGTAGGTAACCGCTATCCTGACCTAATGTCATAGCATTTGTGACTTGAGAATGTGCTTCTGGCTCAACAAGAACATACCCTCTAGGGGCGCCCGGGAGGctcagttcagcgtctgccttccgttcaggtcgggatcccaggagcctgggatcaagccccctgatggctccctgctcagcggggagtctgctgctcctgtgccctgtgctcttgctctcaaataaaatgtttttttaaaaaagcaaaaacattctTTAGCTACCACGGAGTTAGCCCCAAATAGCCAAACAGgaaaacaattctaaatttcttaaaatactaaaaaaaaaaaaatcttaaaatactgtttttcttttatcattaattcttttatttttttccatagtaactttttttttttttgcagtgagaactttcaagatccactctcttagcaactcttaaatatgcaatacagtattatcaactaCAGTCACTGCACAGTACATCTCCCTGGCTTGTTCATTATACCTGGAAGTTTGGACTactgacccccttcacccatgtTGCCCACCTTGCccctcaatattttatttttttctgattgaaaaaTTCTTTGGGTACACAAATGTGCAGATCAGCTATAcctctgtgattttttaaagtattgtgcCTTCTAAgttttagctttgtttttaacttattaGAATATTTCCAATATCTTCTAATACTAAATGtgaaaaagtatttaatatactgtgttttttaagatttttatttatttattcatgaaagacacagagagagggagagaagcagagacacaggcagagggagaagcaggctccatgcagggagtccgatatgggaaggcaggcgctaaaccgctgagccacccagggatcccaataatacACTATTAAACATAAAACCTAAGTATTCGGCATTTCTCATTGTATTTAAAGTAAGCACACAATAACAGTTTCATGCAGCTtctatgcaaaatatttaaaataccaatCTAGGTATATTACATGTCATAATGTGAAAGATAATAGAGATTAGCCGAGATAAacattagaaaaatttttaaaaattaaaattctatatatGCACATTTCATTATTTCAGAAGTGAAATGCAGTTTATAGGGAATTTCCTATTGCTAGTCAATCAGCAGGACAAAGTATTCTTACCATCTTTTCAACCTAAGGCGAGCTGCCCATTGTTCTGTTACTGTTCCACCTGTCACTATCCATTTCCCTGTAGTGGGAGTAAACTGTAATGCGTATGTAGGAGTTTTCTGTCTATACTTTCATGTGAATTCGCTTAGGAACGAAGATTTCTGAAAGTTGCATTCTTTGACAAAGGATCTTAAGTAGAGCCTTTGTGGTGGCTGCAGGCGCTGGAACGTCGGCTGTTCCCCCGGTCGCCAGGCGGGGGCGGCAGAGCCAGCCCGAGGCGCCCCGAGGCCCTGCGCGCCCGGAGCCCACAGCCCGTGCGCCTGGGGGGGCGCTGCAGCCGCGGGGGCCCAGGTGGGGGCCCACTCGCAGGCGGCACGAGCGGTCCTAGGGCGCCTGTAGCCTTCGAGCAGACTCAGGCTTGTCTCTGATTAACTTGCCTAAATCCTTGCGGGGCCCCAGCACCCTGATCATCTCGGACACAGGTCTTCCTCGTCATCCTAAAGCCTTGCCAGGAGCGgcgctgcctgcggcccagggcgtggcccCGGGTGtcgggatcgagccccgcttccccctctgcccgggtctctcggcctctctgtgtttctcatgaataaaataaaatcttagagaaaaatgcGGTCCTTGCCTTTGTCCTGTGCCTGAGGACAAGGAGGATCTTGAGGACCGGCCGGCAAACACGCCCCGAGCTCCTGCGGGCGCAGGCCGCGGCtcccgggcggggtggggggtgggggcggggcgggggtggggggtgggggctggggggggccgTCCTTAACCCCTTGTGGGGAAGTCGGGGTGCGGTTCTGCGGGATgaaggcgggggggggcgggggcccgggagCCCAGCCGCGAGCCGGGGGCCTTGGCCTGGAGGCCCCGGGGCCGCCCCAGCCTCCCGCCCCCCCCGACACCCGGGGGCCACCTGGGCTCCGCCCCGAGGGCCGCCGCCCACCGCCTGCAGGTGCGCACGTGCGGGTGGACCTCGCCGTGGCCGCTGCGGCTCCCGCGGCTCCCgctcggcccggccccgccccccggctcccCCCAGCTCCGGCACCAGCCGcgcccccggctcccggctcccggctcccaggTCCCGGCTCCCGGGTCCCATCTCCCGGCTCCTCCCGGCTCCTCCCGGGCctccgggccgccgccgccgccgccgccgagccgcTCAGGCCGAGCTGTGTTGGGCCGAGGCCGGCTGGGCCAGGGCTCGCGACTGGACCCCGGGGCTGCGAGTCCCGGCCCCGCGCCGGGTGCAGCGAGGACCTGAAAACGAGATCTTAAGGTAGGTGCAGCTGTTCGGAGatccccctcccggcccccgcaGGCCTCTGGGAGCCCAGCCCCACTCTCTCCCCTGGCCGTGGGCGCGGGCGCTGCAATAACCCCCCGCAGGGGGGCGCCTTCTTGGGACCCCAATCCCTACACCAGCTTCAGGGACCAGCAGGGGGCGGCCCTGGCCGCAGGGGACACTCACCTGCACGGTCACCTCCCAAGGGGTTAAGATGATTTACGAGGCACAAAGGTCAGTAGAGCCCAGTGATGACCAGCTAATAAGCCCACTGGTGGAGCAGCTGCAgttcccggggggggggggggttctcgGACACCCCTTTACCCAACTAGTTACCAATTTTCCATTAGGCAGAGGTGCCGCAGTTTTCCTTGAGGACAGTGGCATTTGGTGGATTATCCTTAGGAAAGCAAGGtagcattttgatttttataagcTCTTTGAAATCTGGGGGAGAAGGATGTTGcgttcacaagaaaaaaaaagatttttaaattaactaaatttaaaaagtaaacgtGATGATGTCCATTTCCAAGAATGTGAACCGTAATCTAGGCGGGCCTGGCTGGCCCTGTGGGGGGAGTGCGCggctctggatctcagggtcccgagTCTGAGCCCTGCCcagggtagagggagggagggagggagggagggaggaaggaagggtgggagggaggaaggggggaaggaagggaggaagggaggaagggggaaagggggaaggaagggaggaagggggaaggggggaagggaaggagggagggaggaaggaagctaACTGAGAAAAAAGTGAAATCGAAGCCAGTGtttctgaaacttttaaaaaattattagcctctccccacccccaacaaggAGAAAGTATAGAATACTATCTTGTCGGTGCTGCtgagcctggggcggggggggggggggggtcagagcaCTGTGCCCTCCACCGTTTCTCCCCCGAGGACAGTGCAGGACTGCAGCCAGCTAGCATTGGGGGCCCATAGCCCGAGTGTCCCCCCCTTGGCTGGGGCGGTAACAGCAGGATCTCAGTGCGCTTCTCACACTTACCTCCCCTGGATAGGGATGGGCTCTGGggttttattatctttaaaatgagacaaaggggatccctgggtggcgcagcggtttagcacctgtctttggcccagggagcgatcctggagacccgggagcgagtcccacgtcgtggggctgcctgtgtggagcctgcaCAGGAGCCtacttcgccctctgcctgtgtctctgcctctctctctctctgtctctcatgaataaaataaaatcttaaaaaaaaaaaaatagacatttgacGGCTCCAGGGCAGCTCGGTGGTcgggcgcctgccttgggcccaggtcatgacctcgggggtAGGGCGCCccgctcagccaggagcctgctccccctctgcctctgaccctcccctccaCGCGTGCGctccccccccctctctcaaacagataaataaatctctttaaaaaatagacatttgtttttctccacttCCAGAAAGGCCATGATGGATGCGTCTCTCGGGGAACACTGTAACTGATCCTCACGGCACTGTTACAAGGAGTCGATTATTTAACATGTAAAATGCCCAGCACCCGAAGCTTGCTTTCTGGCATAAGACACAGAGCCATATGTTAGTTATGAAAGAAACAATATACAACAATCAAAAAACAAAGAGCTTATTGTAAAAGTAATTGGAGTGACTGTTGACATAACTAAAACACCATTGTGCATCTGAAAAATTAACAATGTGATCAGTTATTCAAGTATGTGTTCAGATTTGAGTCTCATAAAATGTTTGACAACTGGTTTGCTTGAATCCAGCCCCATGCTGCGTTCACCTGTCTTTTAgatcttttaattttgtgttcccttccctttttttcttgccatttatttattgaggaatCTGTCATTTGTCCTGTAGAGTTTCCCACACTCTGGATTGCCCTGGCCGCATCCCTGTGGTGGTGTGAACGTGTGCTTCTATCCCTCTATTTTTTTGTAAACTTGGTGTTGGATCTGGAGGCTCTCAGATTCAGGATTGCTGTTTGGGGGCAAGAATGCTTCaaagggacgcccgggtggctcagcaatagagcatctgccgtcagcccagggcgtgatcctggagacccaggatcgagtcccacgtcgggctccctgcgtggagcctgcttctccctctgcctgtgtctctgcctctctctctctcatgaataaataaataaaatatttaaaaaaaaagcttcatagATGTTGCCACctacttcttttaaagattttatttattcatgagataaacagagagagagagagagagagagagagagagagaggcagagacacaggcagagggagaagcaggcgccatgcagggagctccatgtgggacttgatcctgagaccccagaatcacgacctgagccaaaggcagacgctcaactgctgagccactcaggtgtccccaaccttgccatttgtaataTACAATGCAATAAATCCCTTTTTGCTTAAATTACTCAAGGGTGGATTTTATTCTCTGCATCGAAGCCTGACCAATTGTCAAACTGTCAAACAACTGCTTctctgattaaaaagaaaaaaaaaattaaggtaatcTAGTTA is a window of Vulpes lagopus strain Blue_001 chromosome 11, ASM1834538v1, whole genome shotgun sequence DNA encoding:
- the LOC121501764 gene encoding basic proline-rich protein-like; this encodes MKAGGGGGPGAQPRAGGLGLEAPGPPQPPAPPDTRGPPGLRPEGRRPPPAGAHVRVDLAVAAAAPAAPARPGPAPRLPPAPAPAAPPAPGSRLPGPGSRVPSPGSSRLLPGLRAAAAAAAEPLRPSCVGPRPAGPGLATGPRGCESRPRAGCSEDLKTRS